Sequence from the Paramisgurnus dabryanus chromosome 3, PD_genome_1.1, whole genome shotgun sequence genome:
ATGCTGACCGCCACCGTGCAGGACATGCAGGACACCTTCAACACCAATGTCATAGGACCCATGTTAGTCATTAGGGTGAGGATGAACAGTTCATTGATCAAAATTGTTCGAAATttgtaaaatgtgaaaaatgctATATGAAAAATTGCTCAATGTTTCATCAGGAGTACTTGCCATACCTGCGTGCAGCAGCTAAAGCCAGCGGTAAAACAGGGTTGTCATGTGATAAAGCAGCTATAATTAACATCTCAACAGATTCAGCCTCTATGAGCATCGTGCCAACCATGCAGGCACCATTTCCCCTCTTCCCTTACAGCATCAGCAAGGTACCCCAAAAACCCTAAAAGCATCATTCAGTGCTATCAAAATATGAATAAACCCTAATTTAAAGACCCAATTGTGTTTATAGCAATGTTTTGGCTTTGTGATGTGATTTTCTTTCAGGCAGGTCTCAACATGTTAACAGTGTGTTCGGCTATGGAGTTGAAAGAAGATGAGATCCTCTGCGTTTCCATTCATCCTGGATGGGTGAAGACTGACATGGGGGGAGATAAGGTAAATTTAGATACAGAAAGCAAAATTACAATAACTTGTTTGACCTTCATGTGTGTTTCTTGTATGaaatttgttaaatatgttCTTTTGAACTTATTAAAACTTAGTAGACCGATAGCACTGCTGCTGCTTCTCTCTGTTTTACTGAAAAAGCAGAACCCTTTCAAAAcctacacctttgtacctaaagactccatattagtacctcagaggtacatattggtacctaatgtatacatatttatacataaatgtacatatatgtattggtattttataatattgatatattaatatattaatagTAATTAACCCTTAAACACCTCACAAAAGCAAGGTGATGGTCTCCGTTTGACCAAGATAGATTATTATTTATTCGatctattaatattttttcttcttttatccAACAGGCACCTCTTACATCTAGAGAAAGTGTGGAGGGGATTCTGCGTGTCATGAGGGGTCTCACTGACAAACAGAATGGTGGATTCATGGACTACACTGGAAAAATAATGCCCTGGTAAAGCCAAATGACAAAGACACATCTGGAAGGTCAATAAAGGGCCGCTTCAGTTTCACAGACAGTATCACATTTACTATTTAGTTCTTTATACTCTGATTTGATGTTTTGTACCATTTATCACACCTTtaaaatcaatgtataaatTGAGTGCACATCAGAAAAATGAGAAATAAATAGTTAATAAGGGGTTCGGATTAAAAACCCTTTACCCCACTGCATCTGACAtggtttttttttgtaaattatcatttttttatcaggttcttatgtttaggttcagtaatttcactttaatggcaattaTTAGTCAGGAATTGCAATGCCTTATTTTGGTATTCTATGAGGAAAATATTATTATCAGTGGAGTACCTCAGGGCTATGTTTTAGGCCCCCTTTTATTTCTTTTGTACATAAATGATATGAGAGTGGTTTTCGATTGCAAtgtgtttttactttttttatgcCGATGACTTATTCACATGgtacattgtataattttcaAACTTATGTCTTTTAAATACTCAGGGGCTCTAGAGTGGAATAAGTTGCCtgtcaatataaaaaatattacgaACACAGTTGGTTTTAGATTAAAAGTTAGAGCTAGTTTGAAAGTTAAAATACTTTGTAAAGGTTTTTAGTTGATATATGTAGGTGATATATGTAATGCCAATGCTCATTTTCCTCTTGCATCACAACtaaggtgtttttttttactttattgtgTTATCATTGACAAATGTGTTTAATTCACTTATTGTGCAACAAAAGAATGAAATCTGTAGCCTATGTTGATTTGGATGCGCATGAACAAAAGTGTAAACAAAATTTTTTCACTTGACttatttaactttattagtTTTCTGGATTAAATGGAACAAAATAACTCTTCGGGCACTGCATAATTACAATACTTATTTGCAATATTCCAAAAAACATGTATGGTTTCATTTTAACTAGGTTTAAAAACCAAGTTAGCCAGCTTGCCCAGTGAAATGATTCATACCGACGAAAGAGAACAGTCCCACCTACTGGCCAGACCAGGTAGTGTCGACCGTTGGCTTAAAATTAGAGCACTTCATATTTATGCCGTGAACTGAAACCGTACCTTTTTCTATGTGGTTTGAGAATTCGTCcacatgcaaacacagattcaAGTGGCTGAAACCGAACTTTTATAAAAACTGGTTGGAGCGTTGTCGTGTAGCCGGTGAAACCAGAggtttttttgtgatgtcattgTTCATGTCAGGGCGAGACTCCGCAatggcttctgattggccaacatGGCTTAACGGTTGGGTATATATCCATCTGTTGATTTGGCATGCATTTGACAGCGCATCATATTGGATCTTTTAATGAAAGAGGGGAAAACGCAGTTTATAAAAATACCTGTGAATGTGTGGAATAGGTCTTGATAAACAAAAGCATTTTTACTTAAGGTTTTTAAACTGGGGTACAAGGGGCCTCCAAAAGATTCAAAGGGTTCTACGGAAAATTTGTCAGAACCTTTTTATTTCTGAGTGTTTATAGGCCTATTTATTTCTCAGTGTTTACTTCTCATTTCTTGTTAGATTCCAGAAATGTTTTGTTCTAGACTAGAGTCTGTTTTTTTTCTGAACAGTTCTCTTCATCTCACTTACTGGGgcttaaaaatttaaattaaaaattttataCTTTAGGTTTATACATCGAAGCATAGTCAATTATTTAGTTTGATCAAACAATATGTTGTCTATAAAAATCTTACTGTGTTTATCTAATGTATTCtttatacattaaaaaaatctaaatgtatatgcatatgtatatatataggTAAGGGGTCCCTTGCAGAAAGCTTATCATATTTGGCGGTCCtatagcaagtttgtaaacccCGTATTAGAGGACTTTTAAAGCATGTCAAGTGTTCAACAAAATCACATAAATGTATATCAAATCCTGATTATTTCCAGAGATGGAGTGGATGAAAATAATTTCCAGTGGACACAGACTAAATATTTCTTATAGGAGAACCAGTTTGGCATCCATGGCTACAGTCATGGCAAGAACAATTTAATCAAGTTAATCCATTCATATTTATTCATCAAAGTTTTCATGCATGCATACATAATAGATACATTTCTGTCAAACCCAGGTTTTATACACAACATGTTTTCATACAATTAGTGAATGGGACCCAACGTCTCACTTTTGCTGTAGGAGATTGTAATTCTCAAAGTATTTATTACAATTGAAAAAAATCCCTATTTAGGGCTCCATGATTTGGAAGAAAACAAATGTGATTTGGGATAACTTGATAtgatatgctttacaataatgctttaagtttgtaaaagGTTAAGTCTGGAAAAGAAGGCATTACTATGTTTGTCTCATGCATTGACGTAAACCTTTTACTTGTACTTTTTGAAGCATTAAAATCATACCATTTGTATGTTTCACCCTATTTCACAACTGCCGTGCTTATCAGTTAAACGCTTTGCTGGTTCGGGAAGTTAATAGTTAATAATCAAGAAACTTGCTCTGAcacagaaaaatgttttttttttttactttacacaATAGCAGCACACAGAAAGCACAACACAATTGTGTATAATGGTAAGGACAGAACCACAGAGCCAAAGTTATGCTGAGGTGATATTCACAATACGTGGTGCACAAACATTATAGTCATATAACGTATTTACTTACTTTATCGTTGTGAGCATGGGACAAGACCCACCctctttttaagaccaatgacaTTGTAAACACTCAATTTATCTTTAATTTATCACATATGTCTGTTCACTTGTCGGAGCGCCGTcagtcaaatccattccactagaggTTTgccataataaattaaactccatTCCGCGTTTTAGTTACAGCCTTGACGTCCACGCTGCTGTCTCCACAAAATCCATTCCACTTGACTCATTTAAACTCAATACACTTTAATTAAAAGCTAAATTCCACCTGCTGCACGACCGCAACACAACAAGCTAAAGTGTAGGCTAAAGCAATTGCTTAATTTAAAGGCACCAGAATACAAAAAATTGGATCTactccagaaaatgttttggacccacccacattttttgcttcagagTCAGACGCCTATGCCTGTGGCCGTTTCTCGACCCCTTTTTTATAAGGCTGCAACTCCCgaggtcgcatatctaggctgcatacgtcataaagtctgtcttatttcagaatattaacaattattaagttgacatttattttttagttaatcgtaaattgttgtaatatgcctatgacttgcgaatgtaatgcgcTGTTAACTTTAATAAACCagacttgatgacgtatgcagcctgcatatgtgaccccgaaggctgcagccttccgttTGGGAATCGCTTTGGGAGTATGAGCTTATAAAG
This genomic interval carries:
- the LOC135744987 gene encoding C-signal-like → MATLKSCSALVTGANRGLGLEMVKQLLEAHCSKIFAGCRDPDGPNSESLRELANKHPSIVNLVRIDIADPRSIKESAEKVSSLLGNGGLNLLVNNAAVLPRKSMLTATVQDMQDTFNTNVIGPMLVIREYLPYLRAAAKASGKTGLSCDKAAIINISTDSASMSIVPTMQAPFPLFPYSISKAGLNMLTVCSAMELKEDEILCVSIHPGWVKTDMGGDKAPLTSRESVEGILRVMRGLTDKQNGGFMDYTGKIMPW